A single genomic interval of Nonomuraea rubra harbors:
- a CDS encoding helix-turn-helix domain-containing protein, producing the protein MTSVRRLLALPEWSGQVRVLAGAAGLDAPVRAVRPLADPAAGHAVAADELVIVTVPPQPADWRLDALLRRVVDAGGAGVLVPCGPPPSTVAAPGTGTTAGPGAVAGSGAVVGSGAVVGSGATARFGAVTGVEVSRATLLLADRLGLPLLGAVGGDPLDLVVAARLLLAEPEIDRARLVLAAHRAFDNRTCTPEDVVRGLQDLLGVPVALLDDRGQPLAGEIAEPGAVRVDEFVPQRVPLDGGMLLAHPALLPHPARPTLWLVAELRGTAAARAEIVPPALAVAAAAVQRWLLVHRVELERDARARTALLGDLLRLDAEPSAQLRRRVADAGWQLGGWHVGLRIGAVPALDLVPWTAEISRVLRAEGVEAVVVEHGEGWTGWTTFAQEPTPARVRTLAAKLRAAHRKLRGSIADHMGVGRPHPWPEGLAGTVAEATDAARLAATRPEAGFFLQVDQLGMAQLLLEWTRTDTFEPAARALLAPLRDQPGDLIRTLSAYLDAESSIAETAAVLGVHRNTVAARIDRVERLLGVDLGHRDERLALHLACRTVTLPGR; encoded by the coding sequence GCGCAGGCTGCTGGCGCTGCCCGAATGGAGCGGCCAGGTGCGGGTGCTCGCCGGGGCGGCCGGGCTCGACGCGCCGGTACGCGCCGTCCGGCCCCTCGCCGACCCGGCGGCCGGTCATGCCGTCGCCGCCGACGAGCTGGTCATCGTCACGGTCCCGCCGCAGCCCGCCGACTGGCGCCTGGACGCGTTGTTGCGCCGCGTGGTGGACGCCGGCGGCGCAGGCGTGCTCGTCCCCTGCGGCCCGCCACCGAGCACCGTGGCCGCGCCGGGTACCGGCACGACAGCGGGCCCCGGTGCGGTGGCGGGCTCCGGCGCGGTGGTGGGCTCCGGCGCGGTGGTGGGCTCCGGGGCGACGGCGCGCTTCGGAGCGGTGACAGGGGTGGAGGTGTCGCGGGCGACGTTGTTGCTGGCCGATCGGCTCGGGTTGCCGTTGCTCGGCGCCGTGGGTGGTGACCCGCTGGACCTGGTCGTCGCCGCCCGGCTGCTGCTGGCCGAGCCCGAGATCGACCGCGCCCGGCTCGTGCTGGCCGCCCATCGCGCCTTCGACAACCGCACCTGCACCCCCGAGGACGTGGTACGCGGGCTGCAGGACCTGCTCGGCGTCCCGGTGGCGCTGCTCGACGACCGCGGGCAGCCGCTGGCCGGGGAGATCGCCGAGCCCGGCGCCGTACGCGTGGACGAGTTCGTCCCGCAGCGCGTGCCGCTGGACGGCGGGATGCTGCTGGCCCACCCGGCGCTGCTGCCGCACCCGGCGCGGCCGACGCTCTGGCTGGTGGCCGAGCTGCGGGGCACGGCGGCGGCGCGGGCCGAGATCGTGCCTCCCGCCCTGGCCGTGGCCGCCGCCGCGGTGCAGCGCTGGCTGCTGGTCCACCGCGTGGAGCTGGAGCGCGACGCGCGGGCCCGTACCGCGTTGCTGGGCGACCTGCTGCGGCTGGACGCCGAGCCCTCGGCCCAGCTGCGCAGGCGGGTGGCCGACGCGGGATGGCAGCTCGGCGGCTGGCACGTCGGCCTGCGCATCGGCGCGGTCCCGGCGCTCGACCTCGTGCCGTGGACGGCCGAGATCTCCCGCGTCCTGCGCGCGGAGGGCGTCGAGGCGGTGGTCGTCGAGCACGGCGAGGGATGGACGGGCTGGACCACGTTCGCCCAGGAGCCCACGCCCGCGCGGGTCCGCACCCTCGCCGCCAAGCTGCGCGCAGCCCACAGGAAGCTGCGCGGCTCGATCGCCGACCACATGGGGGTCGGGAGGCCGCACCCCTGGCCGGAGGGGCTGGCCGGCACGGTGGCGGAGGCCACGGACGCCGCCAGGCTCGCCGCGACCCGCCCGGAGGCGGGCTTCTTCCTCCAGGTGGACCAGCTCGGCATGGCCCAGCTCCTGCTGGAGTGGACCAGGACCGACACGTTCGAGCCAGCCGCCCGCGCGCTGCTCGCGCCCCTGCGCGACCAGCCGGGCGACCTCATCCGTACGCTGTCGGCCTACCTGGACGCGGAGTCGTCGATCGCGGAGACGGCCGCCGTGCTGGGGGTGCACCGCAACACCGTGGCGGCCCGCATCGACCGGGTGGAGCGGCTGCTGGGGGTGGACCTCGGCCACCGGGACGAGCGCCTGGCCCTCCACCTGGCCTGCCGCACGGTCACCCTGCCCGGCCGCTGA